From Brassica oleracea var. oleracea cultivar TO1000 unplaced genomic scaffold, BOL UnpScaffold00766, whole genome shotgun sequence, the proteins below share one genomic window:
- the LOC106320026 gene encoding ATP-dependent DNA helicase PIF1-like yields MIVSRIGDMIVEVEIMTGTKVGEHVLIPRIQLTPLDTLHPFTFNRRQYPLRLCYAMTINKSQGQSLKQAALYLPRKVFTHGQLYVALSRVTSPEGLKILDDSSDSDGAD; encoded by the coding sequence ATGATAGTGAGTCGAATAGGTGACATGATAGTAGAAGTTGAGATCATGACTGGAACAAAGGTAGGCGAACATGTATTGATCCCGCGGATACAGCTTACCCCTCTCGATACATTGCATCCTTTCACATTCAATCGACGTCAATATCCACTGCGGCTCTGTTATGCGATGACAATCAACAAAAGTCAAGGACAAAGTCTCAAACAAGCTGCTTTATATCTCCCTAGGAAGGTCTTCACTCACGGGCAATTGTACGTTGCGTTATCTCGAGTGACATCACCGGAGGGTCTTAAGATACTAGACGATAGCTCTGACTCAGATGGTGCTGATTGA
- the LOC106320027 gene encoding uncharacterized protein LOC106320027, which translates to MDKGECTKDYPKKLSEHTHIDKTGYFRYRRRSDPNNLFLKGNIELGNQDVVPHNVSLLRKYQAHINVEWCCRTSAIKYLFKYITKGVDRATVLIEEAKKGASKFDEIEKFLQCRYISACEASWRLFAFHIHHNQPSVVKLPVHLPGQHYTAFEQSANLEEVISREDIEKTMLTAWFVACETYEEARELTYVELPTRFVFHTSGKLWTPRKLGGAIGRVVYISPAAGDVYFLLILVNVVRGPRCYEDVKTVGGVVYKKYKEACYARGLLDDDREWHDAIEEPSYWATVVNPLNLWDHTWKFLSEDILYMKRKEFRFPGLELNDEQLKQYTLIELEQLLKENDQSLADYPDIPLPNNAILTEISNTVLRQELSYDIQQETESHQRTVYDAVLESVESQSGQLFFVYGPGGTGKTYLYRTLIAKLRSTSKVVIPVASSGFGALLLHGGRTAHSRFKLPLTMSDVSMCTIHRSSMLATLIAKTDLIIWYEAPMAHRQAFETLDRSLRDLLSPANQDAFNRPFGGKTVLLGGDFRQILPVVPQGGRPDTVLASISKSYLWKNAKVYTLSINMQLKEEDRDFAKWILEVGDGVAQTVPSHTSKTEEGDPIVVSKRFMIPSSEKPHEALAKAAYPDFIHNYRNKKYLTKRAVLTPTNSTVHELNAYMLSQVPSQAREYLSSDSVELEATPDDDWTTPTLKSILILLSFLDCQTTGYA; encoded by the exons ATGGATAAAGGGGAGTGCACCAAGGATTACCCTAAGAAGTTATCAGAGCATACACATATCGATAAAACTGGATATTTCAGATATAGAAGGAGATCAGACCCCAACAATTTATTCTTAAAAGGCAACATTGAGCTTGGAAATCAAGACGTCGTCCCTCACAACGTCAGTTTACTCAGAAAATATCAGGCCCATATCAATGTTGAGTGGTGCTGCAGAACAAGCGCGatcaaatatctttttaaataCATTACGAAGGGTGTTGATCGAGCTACTGTCCTTATAGAGGAAGCAAAAAAAGGCGCATCTAAGTTTGATGAGATAGAGAAGTTTCTGCAATGTCGATACATCTCAGCGTGTGAAGCTTCATGGAGGTTATTTGCATTCCACATTCATCACAATCAGCCTAGTGTCGTTAAGCTCCCTGTACATCTACCAGGCCAGCACTATACTGCCTTTGAGCAATCTGCTAACTTAGAAGAAGTTATCTCAAGGGAAGACATCGAGAAAACTATGTTAACTGCATGGTTTGTTGCGTGTGAGACATACGAAGAAGCACGGGAGCTGACATACGTTGAGTTACCTACTAGGTTCGTGTTTCACACATCAGGCAAATTATGGACCCCAAGAAAGTTAGGCGGAGCAATAGGCAGAGTGGTTTACATCAGTCCAGCTGCTGGGGATGTGTACTTCTTACTGATTTTGGTCAATGTTGTTAGAGGCCCTAGGTGTTATGAGGATGTAAAAACTGTTGGTGGTGTGGTTTATAAGAAGTATAAAGAAGCATGCTACGCACGTGGGTTGCTAGATGATGACCGAGAGTGGCATGATGCTATTGAAGAACCATCATATTGGGCTACAG TTGTTAATCCTTTAAATCTTTGGGATCATACATGGAAGTTTCTGTCTGAAGACATCCTCTACATGAAAAGAAAGGAATTCAGATTCCCGGGACTTGAACTCAATGATGAGCAGCTGAAACAATATACATTGATCGAACTTGAGCAACTCCTTAAGGAAAACGACCAGTCTCTGGCTGACTACCCTGACATCCCATTGCCAAATAATGCTATTCTAACTGAGATATCGAATACTGTCTTGAGACAGGAGTTGAGTTATGATATACAGCAAGAGACTGAGAGTCATCAGAGAACAGTATATGATGCGGTGCTGGAATCTGTTGAAAGTCAGTCTGGGCAGTTGTTTTTTGTATACGGTCCAGGAGGAACAGGTAAAACGTATCTATACAGAACCCTCATCGCGAAGCTTAGATCAACCAGTAAAGTAGTCATTCCAGTTGCATCATCCGGATTTGGTGCACTATTGCTCCATGGAGGTAGAACAGCGCATTCTCGCTTCAAGCTGCCCCTAACAATGAGTGATGTGTCGATGTGTACCATCCACAGAAGTTCTATGTTGGCTACATTGATAGCAAAGACAGATTTAATCATCTGGTACGAAGCTCCAATGGCACACCGTCAAGCATTTGAGACACTGGACCGTTCTCTCCGGGATTTGTTGTCACCTGCAAATCAAGACGCTTTTAACAGACCTTTTGGTGGCAAGACTGTTCTCTTAGGAGGTGATTTCAGGCAAATATTGCCAGTGGTGCCTCAAGGAGGACGACCAGATACAGTCCTTGCATCAATTAGCAAATCATACCTATGGAAAAATGCTAAAGTTTACACACTTTCCATAAACATGCAGCTAAAGGAGGAAGACAGAGACTTCGCTAAGTGGATTCTGGAAGTAGGTGATGGTGTAGCTCAAACTGTTCCCTCTCATACAAGTAAAACAGAGGAAGGTGATCCCATTGTTGTGAGCAAACGATTCATGATACCTTCATCAGAGAAACCACATGAAGCACTGGCAAAAGCGGCATATCCAGACTTCATTCATAATTACCGGAACAAGAAGTACTTAACAAAGAGAGCAGTCCTCACACCTACAAATAGTACTGTCCATGAGCTAAACGCATATATGCTGTCTCAAGTTCCCTCTCAAGCTAGAGAGTATTTGAGTTCCGATTCCGTTGAGCTGGAAGCTACACCAGACGATGACTGGACAACCCCTACCCTCAAGAGTATCTTAATTCTCTTGAGTTTCCTGGACTGCCAAACCACAGGCTATGCTTGA
- the LOC106320028 gene encoding uncharacterized protein LOC106320028: MQAHLDRVEFEMEGNQCQARAVGTYDQPNIHGSRLGIMAPAVENNNFEIKSSLINMIENNKYHGLDLEDPLDHLDQFDKYCGLSKTNGVSEDAFKLRLFSFSLGDKSHTWEKNLTSDTITTWNECKKAFINKFFSTSRTAKFRNEISGFQQKNLEGFSEAWESFRSYWSQCPHHGFTKESLLSTFYRGVLPQFRSQLDTASNGSNRDSGGDDQNTRKELKVLQDKLDKLLSDRATQEKVNSVGKQKQEGIAVVNEVDGIEGQKELCFVNANGTWYKKEPNFQYHNNYQQKPFYNNQQGSYQSAQGQAGSSTSAPQESSTEAMLKQILESQTRTLENQFASMTSTSKRPMGSLPGKSEQHPKEYCNAILSTTSEMELSDHRKEVNELERLMYGIKVVAKAEALIVEKLPFPQRLLTKAQKKVISKFRKDMGDVGVKLPQITNMHDAHVQMMLIKDILAHREEVGELLDISTMQLDPPVTPKSLPKLETQ; encoded by the exons atgcaAGCTCATTTGGACAGAGTTGAGTTTGAGATGGAGGGGAATCAGTGCCAAGCTAGAGCTGTTGGCACCTATGATCAGCCCAATATCCATGGGAGTAGACTTGGTATCATGGCACCagctgtggagaacaacaactttgagatcaaatccaGCTTGATCAACAtgatagagaacaacaagtatcatggtcttgATTTGGAGGATCCACTTGATCACCTGGATCAATTTGACAAGTACTGTGGCTTGTCAAAAACAAATGGAGTCTCTGAAGATGCCTTCAAGCTGAGATTGTTTTcattctctttgggagacaaatCTCACACATGGGAGAAGAACCTTACAAGTGACACTATCACCACTTGGAATGAATGCAAGAAAGCCTTCATcaacaagttcttctctacttcaaggacTGCCAAGTTTAGAAATGAGATCTCTGGGTTTCAACAGAAGAATCTTGAAGGTTTTAGTGAAGCATGGGAAAGTTTCAGAAGCTACTGGTCTCAATGCCCACATCATGGTTTCACCAAGGAGAGTCTGCTCAGTACCTTCTATAGAGGAGTTTTACCTCAGTTCAGAAGCCAGTTGGATACtgctagcaatgg AAGCAACAGAGACAGTGGAGGTGATGATCAGAACACAAGGAAAGAGTTGAAGGTTCTACAAGACAAGTTGGATAAGCTTCTCTCAGATAGAGCTACACAAGAGAAGGTGAACTCTGTTGGTAAGCAGAAACAAGAGGGGATTGCTGTGGTTAATGAAGTTGATGGTATAGAAGGTCAAAAAGAGTTGTGCTTTGTGAATGCTAATGGGACATGGTACAAGAAGGAGCCTAACTTTCAGTACCACAACAACTACCAGCAAAAGcccttctacaacaaccaacaaggtAGTTACCAGTCTGCACAAGGCCAAGCCGGATCTTCTACTTCTGCTCCACAAGAAAGTAGCACTGAGGCAATGTTGAAACAGATTTTGGAGTCCcaaactagaa ctttggagaaccagtttgccTCTATGACTTCAACCTCCAAGCGCCCAATGGGATCTCTACCAGGGAAATCAGAGCAACATCCTAAAGAGTATTGCAATGCTATCCTCTCTACTACTTCTGAGATGGAGTTGAGTGATCATAGGAAAGAAGTAAATGAGCTTGAAAGACTCATGTATGGAATAAAAGTTGTTGCCAAGGCTGAAGCACTGATTGTGGAGAAG CTCCCATTTCCACAAAGGCTTCTCACAAAGGCTCAAAAGAAGGTGATCTCCAAGTTTAGAAAAGACATGGGTGATGTAGGAGTTAAGCTTCCACAGATAACAAATATGCATGATGCTCATGTccaaatgatgctcatcaaggacATTCTGGCTCACAGAGAAGAAGTAGGAGAGCTCCTAGACATCTCTACTATGCAGCTTGATCCACCAGTCACACCAAAGTCCCTTCCCAAACTAGAAACCCAATGA
- the LOC106320025 gene encoding uncharacterized protein LOC106320025 isoform X2: MGVDMLLLDSEATMMPATINVNRLATHQTSLKAGSVYSLTGFDVARCNPNYRLSDSSLLIRFSDTTSFVEVTKPAVPIPLESFRFRNHSEMLGLSNTNNQLSDLIGEITAVKSTVTDPLQDKNRVMATIKIGTLVTMSLFDTHAVAIYNRLEKMGSDPRVVVATSINPKMLGGRLFLNATSGTHIYFDKETAAGESFFNRLFGEATGVTPAAPLLRGYAKVDALTIAELNNFVITAPSHAGEGVNPEETEAPQFVRNMEGKTYKFQVRVSSYNFTANHQTFTISRILSEGGHFPYPEFVDNGGDDDNGDDNPLSNSVPVKLGAGGTSKVDGAAGKLKKARKA, encoded by the exons GCTACCATGATGCCGGCTACGATAAATGTCAACCGGCTAGCGACGCACCAGACTTCTCTGAAAGCGGGTTCGGTTTATTCACTAACCGGGTTTGATGTTGCTCGGTGTAACCCAAATTATCGACTATCGGATTCTTCCTTGCTAATCCGTTTTAGCGACACAACCTCTTTCGTTGAGGTTACCAAACCAGCTGTTCCGATACCTCTTGAATCATTCCGCTTCCGTAACCACAGTGAGATGCTTGGTCTCTCTAACACTAACAATCAGCTCTCAG ACCTCATTGGTGAGATTACTGCTGTGAAGAGCACTGTCACTGACCCTCTTCAGGACAAGAACCGTGTTATGGCAACCATTAAAAT TGGCACGTTAGTGACTATGAGCCTCTTCGACACTCACGCAGTTGCAATTTATAACCGGTTAGAAAAGATGGGGAGTGATCCAAGAGTTGTGGTTGCAACCAGCATCAACCCAAAGATGCTGGGAG GTCGCCTATTTTTGAATGCCACTTCCGGCACACATATTTACTTCGACAAAGAGACAGCAGCGGGGGAGAGTTTCTTCAATAG GCTGTTTGGAGAAGCAACTGGAGTTACGCCAGCAGCTCCACTGCTAAGGGGCTATGCAAAAGTGGATGCCCTGACCATAGCTGAGCTCAATAATTTTGTCATAACAGCCCCCTCACAT GCTGGTGAAGGTGTCAACCCGGAGGAAACTGAGGCCCCTCAATTTGTTAGAAACATGGAGGGAAAGACCTACAAGTTCCAAGTGAGGGTGAGCTCTTACAATTTCACAGCGAATCATCAGACCTTTACCATCTCCCGCATTCTCAGCGAGGGTGGCCATTTCCCATATCCTGAATTCGTTGACAAC GGAGGAGACGATGACAATGGAGATGACAACCCATTGAGCAACTCAGTGCCTGTTAAGCTGGGAGCCGGTGGTACTAGCAAGGTTGATGGAGCTGCTGGGAAGTTGAAGAAAGCACGCAAAGCTTAA
- the LOC106320025 gene encoding uncharacterized protein LOC106320025 isoform X1: MGVDMLLLDSEATMMPATINVNRLATHQTSLKAGSVYSLTGFDVARCNPNYRLSDSSLLIRFSDTTSFVEVTKPAVPIPLESFRFRNHSEMLGLSNTNNQLSDLIGEITAVKSTVTDPLQDKNRVMATIKMYNGTLVTMSLFDTHAVAIYNRLEKMGSDPRVVVATSINPKMLGGRLFLNATSGTHIYFDKETAAGESFFNRLFGEATGVTPAAPLLRGYAKVDALTIAELNNFVITAPSHAGEGVNPEETEAPQFVRNMEGKTYKFQVRVSSYNFTANHQTFTISRILSEGGHFPYPEFVDNGGDDDNGDDNPLSNSVPVKLGAGGTSKVDGAAGKLKKARKA, translated from the exons GCTACCATGATGCCGGCTACGATAAATGTCAACCGGCTAGCGACGCACCAGACTTCTCTGAAAGCGGGTTCGGTTTATTCACTAACCGGGTTTGATGTTGCTCGGTGTAACCCAAATTATCGACTATCGGATTCTTCCTTGCTAATCCGTTTTAGCGACACAACCTCTTTCGTTGAGGTTACCAAACCAGCTGTTCCGATACCTCTTGAATCATTCCGCTTCCGTAACCACAGTGAGATGCTTGGTCTCTCTAACACTAACAATCAGCTCTCAG ACCTCATTGGTGAGATTACTGCTGTGAAGAGCACTGTCACTGACCCTCTTCAGGACAAGAACCGTGTTATGGCAACCATTAAAATGTACAA TGGCACGTTAGTGACTATGAGCCTCTTCGACACTCACGCAGTTGCAATTTATAACCGGTTAGAAAAGATGGGGAGTGATCCAAGAGTTGTGGTTGCAACCAGCATCAACCCAAAGATGCTGGGAG GTCGCCTATTTTTGAATGCCACTTCCGGCACACATATTTACTTCGACAAAGAGACAGCAGCGGGGGAGAGTTTCTTCAATAG GCTGTTTGGAGAAGCAACTGGAGTTACGCCAGCAGCTCCACTGCTAAGGGGCTATGCAAAAGTGGATGCCCTGACCATAGCTGAGCTCAATAATTTTGTCATAACAGCCCCCTCACAT GCTGGTGAAGGTGTCAACCCGGAGGAAACTGAGGCCCCTCAATTTGTTAGAAACATGGAGGGAAAGACCTACAAGTTCCAAGTGAGGGTGAGCTCTTACAATTTCACAGCGAATCATCAGACCTTTACCATCTCCCGCATTCTCAGCGAGGGTGGCCATTTCCCATATCCTGAATTCGTTGACAAC GGAGGAGACGATGACAATGGAGATGACAACCCATTGAGCAACTCAGTGCCTGTTAAGCTGGGAGCCGGTGGTACTAGCAAGGTTGATGGAGCTGCTGGGAAGTTGAAGAAAGCACGCAAAGCTTAA
- the LOC106320025 gene encoding uncharacterized protein LOC106320025 isoform X4, with amino-acid sequence MGVDMLLLDSEATMMPATINVNRLATHQTSLKAGSVYSLTGFDVARCNPNYRLSDSSLLIRFSDTTSFVEVTKPAVPIPLESFRFRNHSEMLGLSNTNNQLSDLIGEITAVKSTVTDPLQDKNRVMATIKMYNGTLVTMSLFDTHAVAIYNRLEKMGSDPRVVVATSINPKMLGGRLFLNATSGTHIYFDKETAAGESFFNRLFGEATGVTPAAPLLRGYAKVDALTIAELNNFVITAPSHDIDFICNGRGLKSRWIRDGAMFRAQTVPRNFNAPPHRSHVCLLITLTQLVSSNTN; translated from the exons GCTACCATGATGCCGGCTACGATAAATGTCAACCGGCTAGCGACGCACCAGACTTCTCTGAAAGCGGGTTCGGTTTATTCACTAACCGGGTTTGATGTTGCTCGGTGTAACCCAAATTATCGACTATCGGATTCTTCCTTGCTAATCCGTTTTAGCGACACAACCTCTTTCGTTGAGGTTACCAAACCAGCTGTTCCGATACCTCTTGAATCATTCCGCTTCCGTAACCACAGTGAGATGCTTGGTCTCTCTAACACTAACAATCAGCTCTCAG ACCTCATTGGTGAGATTACTGCTGTGAAGAGCACTGTCACTGACCCTCTTCAGGACAAGAACCGTGTTATGGCAACCATTAAAATGTACAA TGGCACGTTAGTGACTATGAGCCTCTTCGACACTCACGCAGTTGCAATTTATAACCGGTTAGAAAAGATGGGGAGTGATCCAAGAGTTGTGGTTGCAACCAGCATCAACCCAAAGATGCTGGGAG GTCGCCTATTTTTGAATGCCACTTCCGGCACACATATTTACTTCGACAAAGAGACAGCAGCGGGGGAGAGTTTCTTCAATAG GCTGTTTGGAGAAGCAACTGGAGTTACGCCAGCAGCTCCACTGCTAAGGGGCTATGCAAAAGTGGATGCCCTGACCATAGCTGAGCTCAATAATTTTGTCATAACAGCCCCCTCACAT GACATTGATTTTATCTGTAACGGGAGAGGACTGAAATCAAGATGGATAAGGGATGGTGCTATGTTTCGTGCTCAAACTGTGCCAAGAAACTTCAACGCACCGCCTCATCGTTCACATGTGTGCCTTTTAATAACACTAACGCAGTTGGTGTCCTCCAATAC GAACTAA
- the LOC106320025 gene encoding uncharacterized protein LOC106320025 isoform X3, producing MGVDMLLLDSEATMMPATINVNRLATHQTSLKAGSVYSLTGFDVARCNPNYRLSDSSLLIRFSDTTSFVEVTKPAVPIPLESFRFRNHSEMLGLSNTNNQLSDLIGEITAVKSTVTDPLQDKNRVMATIKMYNGTLVTMSLFDTHAVAIYNRLEKMGSDPRVVVATSINPKMLGGRLFLNATSGTHIYFDKETAAGESFFNRLFGEATGVTPAAPLLRGYAKVDALTIAELNNFVITAPSHDIDFICNGRGLKSRWIRDGAMFRAQTVPRNFNAPPHRSHVCLLITLTQLVSSNTYRVEMSIADETGEGLFVCFDGVMTKLHNMRASEGGQLLV from the exons GCTACCATGATGCCGGCTACGATAAATGTCAACCGGCTAGCGACGCACCAGACTTCTCTGAAAGCGGGTTCGGTTTATTCACTAACCGGGTTTGATGTTGCTCGGTGTAACCCAAATTATCGACTATCGGATTCTTCCTTGCTAATCCGTTTTAGCGACACAACCTCTTTCGTTGAGGTTACCAAACCAGCTGTTCCGATACCTCTTGAATCATTCCGCTTCCGTAACCACAGTGAGATGCTTGGTCTCTCTAACACTAACAATCAGCTCTCAG ACCTCATTGGTGAGATTACTGCTGTGAAGAGCACTGTCACTGACCCTCTTCAGGACAAGAACCGTGTTATGGCAACCATTAAAATGTACAA TGGCACGTTAGTGACTATGAGCCTCTTCGACACTCACGCAGTTGCAATTTATAACCGGTTAGAAAAGATGGGGAGTGATCCAAGAGTTGTGGTTGCAACCAGCATCAACCCAAAGATGCTGGGAG GTCGCCTATTTTTGAATGCCACTTCCGGCACACATATTTACTTCGACAAAGAGACAGCAGCGGGGGAGAGTTTCTTCAATAG GCTGTTTGGAGAAGCAACTGGAGTTACGCCAGCAGCTCCACTGCTAAGGGGCTATGCAAAAGTGGATGCCCTGACCATAGCTGAGCTCAATAATTTTGTCATAACAGCCCCCTCACAT GACATTGATTTTATCTGTAACGGGAGAGGACTGAAATCAAGATGGATAAGGGATGGTGCTATGTTTCGTGCTCAAACTGTGCCAAGAAACTTCAACGCACCGCCTCATCGTTCACATGTGTGCCTTTTAATAACACTAACGCAGTTGGTGTCCTCCAATAC ATACCGTGTGGAGATGTCCATTGCAGACGAAACTGGTGAAGGATTGTTTGTTTGCTTCGATGGGGTTATGACGAAACTCCATAACATGAGGGCATCGGAAGGTGGTCAACTCTTGGTGTAA